The sequence below is a genomic window from Dictyostelium discoideum AX4 chromosome 5 chromosome, whole genome shotgun sequence.
tctcTTGTTGTTGCTTTCcttgttgttttaaataatttttaaaaataatatattgattataataaccaattgataaatcttGTAATGAATGGGAATTTGAATGAATTCTAacacaattaaaatatgCATTTGAagattgttttgatttttcaattaaataatcataattattattattattactattactattgttattattattatttggtaaatttaaGAAATAACTTGAAATATCAGCATATAATCTCCATAatgaatgaaaattattttctttttctaatgcaattttaattgaagatTCAGCTAATTCGAGATGAATTAAAGATTGACgaaaatttctaaatttatattgttcaatagataattgtaataaacaTTCAGCTTTACCTTTTAATGAAGGAACATTATTTtccaattgttttaaaactCTATCATATTCATTGATAGCATCATCATAGAGACCTAAAGTTTTTGATAATGTTgcaatttgaaaattgataTCAGTTGCAATACgattttcattatctaaaATCTCTTCTGCCTTtttcaaagattttaaaGCTGCAACATATTTGAATTGTCTACGATATGCTTCGGCCAATGTACGCCAATAACTCTCATTCAAAGGCTCACCCTTAATTGCATTCAATAGGGATACTACGGAATTATGTATATCTTTATTATCCATTTGATAGATTGCAAGTCTATAGAATGCCCATGAACATTTTATAACATTAATTGGgaatcttttaatttgtttagcTGATAAACAAAAATCGGTAATCTCTTTATACAATGACATCACCAATGAAGTTTGACCACTCTCTGCATAGATTTCACCCAACTCAAATCCTGCTTCACCATTTAAAATATCCAATTGTAAACTTTTTTGATAACATTTCTTTGATCTCTCTTTTTGACCAATCATTTTATAAAGTGTACCTAATTTTGCAAACGTATCAGaatgatttgaatttaattttgctgattttaaaaattgttgaattataaatgaacaattatcattattattatcattattattattattttcaattttatttaattccatTAAAACTAAACCATAaacataataatttaaataattattagcAGTTTCaccatttaattcaattatttcttttaaattatctttacttttaattaatgattcttttgattcttttaataaaatatcaatccaaattaaataaatttttgataattcaataattttcttattttgattattattttgattattattttgattattattaataattaattgaaataattcttttgattttttataatctttaattgaataaaaatttaatttactttgtgaaaatgttaaataattaaaatgaattgggaatttattaattaatgattctaataatgatgatgccaattcaaaattacaattgaatgataatgattcaactaaaatcaattgaagtttaatgaaaatattattaaaataattggcACCACCAACTGATCTTTGTTTTTGCTCATAGACAATCATTGACTTTTTAACTATATCTCTAACACGTTCATGattttcaacttttaaatACCATTTTGATAATGCTAAATAACCTAATAATGATTCGGTACTACCTGAATTTGAAAATCCTTTCTCTATTAATTGTTTACTTTGTTCActataatcttttaatttaaaaactttataaaATCCTAACCCTATCCAACCTAATCCCCTATTTgcatatttatttgttaaaatatttgaaatttcattaattttttcatataattcattattattctttgattcttgatcatcatcttcatcatcatcatcatcattaaaattaaattcttcttctaataaatttattaaattttctaaTGAATAAATTGGTGTTGATAACATTTCATTCATTCTTTCACAATTTTcataaatttctttataaagttgtttttgtttttcttcatctttattCTCTTCATTACTATAAATTCTTCTTTtaccaattaatatttgaatgaAATGAGTATAAATTCTTATCATTTGTTCATttgttaaaatatttaaatttatttttgttaataattCTTCATAAACTTTtaactatatatatatatagttataaaaaataaataaattaatattaatattactctatatatatatatattggtttttaatttttttggaaaaaaaaaaaaaaaatcaaatacaaacattaaaattattaattaatgatttatttaattcaaattcaattttatctctttcttgtttttgttcAGGTGTATGTTGAATTGCACCTAATACATGTAATTTTGAGTAATCTACAATTGGTATATTCTTCTCACGTAATTTTTCATcgattttagtttttaaagtGTTTAAATAGTATTGATAATTTGCATCTTCaaatttttctaataatttaattctatcTATTTTTGATGATTCACTATCATTTTCTCCATCATCACtacttttttcattttcaaataaaattggtgaaatcaaatcaattgtagttttataatcttttaaaaagtaactaatttcaattaatctaAATaccaattctttttttttttgtttatctGTTGTTAATggaattaattcttttaatgtgtttgataatttatcattttcatttgttttattatataattctaGTAAAccctaatttattttattttattttattttattttattttaaattttaatatttataagtttattttgtttcaaagaaaaaaggaaaaagaaaaaaaaaaaaatttaactaATTACCCTTAATGGAACTGGTGAATTCTGTATTTTTAATGCAGCAATATATGATTTTTCAGCAGCagctaaattatttaaattaaaatttgaaacacCTAAAAAAAGATGAATCATGAAATTTTGATCATCATATTGTACTATCTCATTACAATTTTCTAATGCTGTCttataatcttttttatcaatagCCTCCCTTGtctcttttaatttacttttaataTAGTCCATTATGgatgtataaataaattattaatttttttaaaaaaaaaaaaaaaaaaaaaaggtggtttgtggaaaaaaaaaaaaaaaaaaaaaaaaaaaaaaaaaaaatgtgatcattgagaaaaaattaaaaaaaaaaaaaaaaaataaaaaaaaaaaaaaaataaaaaataaaaaacaaaaaattaataataattatgaatCATGGCCCTCAGTAAATCTACAAGCTTAGAAAGAAAAATCCAAAGTGGATAAGTGGAATTGAAAAATTGGAAGCATTTCATTTTAATGTTTATAAAaggaaattataataattataatttttttttttttttttttttttttttttttttaataataatagtaaaaataataaaaataataaaaaataacaacaaaataacaatagttgtaaaaaaacaaataacaaTACTATTAAAAACCTAATTAtcacaataattaaaaaaaataacaaatattaatttcaaacacttaatttaaatttcttagttttttattaaaaaaaaaaaaaaaaaaattaaaaaggtaATACATTTAAGGAAAGAAAgattaattgtaaaaaactcatattttttttatttatttttgaaaaaaaacaaaaaaaataataaaagagttcgttgaaaaaacatttttttatttttattattatttttatttaaaaaaaaaaaaaaaaaaaatcgattgcatattcttttaaaattctgaaaaaaatatcttttttttttttggtttttaaaagttttttttttttttttttttaataacacacaaaaaattattttgtaataataaaattatttgtacaATAAAATGACTCAATTTATTGATAGAAATCAATCATATAAATTAAGAAACTCTACATTATTTCCACACGATATAACAATTGAAGATTGTCGTGAAGGTAagcattttttttatttttttttatttttattatttgaaaacctcaacatattaatatttttcttttttttttttcttttatagcCATAAAAGATGCAGCTGGATTCAGagaaacaacaaaaaatggattaatttgttttaattatgatttttgttttaaagatTCATTCCCAAATCCAGATATTGAACCAGATGATAAAAAAGCATTCCTTTATAAAGTAAGAAGAGAATGTAGAGGtttaattttcaatgaaGCAACAAGTGAAATTGTTTGTAGAAAATTACATAAATTCTTTAACATAAATGAACAACAAGAAACAAAAGaagtaagttttattttatttattttatttatttaaataataatattaatttattttttttttttttattttttatattttttataatttttttttaaaaaaaaaaggaattaattaaattagatGAGAATTTCATTGTATTAGAAAAATTAGATGGTTCATTAATTgcaccaattttaattaatggtaaaGCAGCATGGGGATCAAAGAGTGGTATTACAGATTTAACaattaaagttgaaaaacatattcaattaaaattaaaagataataatattagataTGATGATTTCGCATTAGAATGGATGTTAAAAGGTTATACACCATTATTTGAATGGTGTTcagaatcaaatcaaatcgtATTATATTAtgcaattgataatttaaatttaatagcCATGAGAAATATGAAAACTGGTGAATATTTAACTCATGATGAGATGGTAAAGATTACAGCACCATTCAATGTACCAGTGGTAACATGtgttgatttaaaatcacATACACATTTCTCAAAGCTTTATAGTGAATTAAATGGTGCTGATAAGAgcatcaccaccacctctgaagaatttataaatacagGCGCatcaaaattattgaaaattgtaTTAGGCTTAGAGAATTGTGAAggttatatattaaaattcgATTCAGGTAAGACCTATAAGATGAAGAGTAATTGGTATTTCGAGTACCATTCAATTGcaccaaatattaaatatgttTTAGAAAAGGATGTtttctatttaattttaaatgatggtTTAGGTGGTATCGATGATATTATTGCAAAGATCACTGCTTCAGGACCTGTACCACAAAGatattaccaaattcaaGAGTTtggtaaagaa
It includes:
- the DG1091 gene encoding tetratricopeptide-like helical domain-containing protein (Similar to TPR); translated protein: MDYIKSKLKETREAIDKKDYKTALENCNEIVQYDDQNFMIHLFLGVSNFNLNNLAAAEKSYIAALKIQNSPVPLRGLLELYNKTNENDKLSNTLKELIPLTTDKQKKKELVFRLIEISYFLKDYKTTIDLISPILFENEKSSDDGENDSESSKIDRIKLLEKFEDANYQYYLNTLKTKIDEKLREKNIPIVDYSKLHVLGAIQHTPEQKQERDKIEFELNKSLINNFNLKVYEELLTKINLNILTNEQMIRIYTHFIQILIGKRRIYSNEENKDEEKQKQLYKEIYENCERMNEMLSTPIYSLENLINLLEEEFNFNDDDDDEDDDQESKNNNELYEKINEISNILTNKYANRGLGWIGLGFYKVFKLKDYSEQSKQLIEKGFSNSGSTESLLGYLALSKWYLKVENHERVRDIVKKSMIVYEQKQRSVGGANYFNNIFIKLQLILVESLSFNCNFELASSLLESLINKFPIHFNYLTFSQSKLNFYSIKDYKKSKELFQLIINNNQNNNQNNNQNKKIIELSKIYLIWIDILLKESKESLIKSKDNLKEIIELNGETANNYLNYYVYGLVLMELNKIENNNNNDNNNDNCSFIIQQFLKSAKLNSNHSDTFAKLGTLYKMIGQKERSKKCYQKSLQLDILNGEAGFELGEIYAESGQTSLVMSLYKEITDFCLSAKQIKRFPINVIKCSWAFYRLAIYQMDNKDIHNSVVSLLNAIKGEPLNESYWRTLAEAYRRQFKYVAALKSLKKAEEILDNENRIATDINFQIATLSKTLGLYDDAINEYDRVLKQLENNVPSLKGKAECLLQLSIEQYKFRNFRQSLIHLELAESSIKIALEKENNFHSLWRLYADISSYFLNLPNNNNNNSNSNNNNNYDYLIEKSKQSSNAYFNCVRIHSNSHSLQDLSIGYYNQYIIFKNYLKQQGKQQQEKNLKVTKEETENLLKSSIKCVVEALNLSPSDPMLWNLLGVVLMDKFPAQSQHALIRSIQLDSSKSEPYNNLTLLYFEYGFIEQSDKSLMIAKNNNIDSVISWSLQGLINEVKSSNKNINNNNNNDNNNNNSTGREDYNYIDNALESSPIGQGLLGYGITSLLEGYSETSYSVLYKYVELNPNSIEGNNSLALVYSHQNDYENSEKYFKSALNLLSNSSNSSKTIIKNNDNDNESKITLNNNNSSCSIGSILFSDKPLNDGIEFSNDEKLKYVKINLSRTQYYLGKFDEALETIKPYITTTQTTEPSLSNSILFELVSLIYCKLNKLNESIDAMKKSISQIPKSLETATIRKQNLLFTLAKIQYTCNNNNNSGKKQQIDTIVKTLEAIITIDKRFYKSWYYLAAIYIDCGKNDLAKNVLIKLQTTVEQLESNSYLLLSKIHLLNNEIEEARKQLQKLIHLFPLEPIGWTSLADLEMKYFINNSNSNSNSENNDPCNLPLSLLNHSLNKKQSQEYSGMGQLSVGPDHKVLQPPTIKELEIIAKANLYDLQSPWTKCLDNAIVIIKRIIHSNPLSTTNNNIQPWVHLQNLLYWRSLYTDNKEDWESTKSCWNVVQYLLTKTTTTTTTITEEFKFQQILIELEFKLALSITSEGDSGTTDDIAEFDKLISNYQKQTNYTNEKKSVLLSLEAKKFLKQGDKVKALSILKDALKLEPNSIPIYHNLCDIYQSNDQLDASLLCLNRSLLVLKQQTTNNNNYNNNNNNGLILTTISKIIRIYCIQKKFKDSLKLLEENLNNNNYLDNPVIKLLKGILIIGSSKLTNNNLKQFTNDMKNALNLLEESSTINSKLSLTNFYSAVVQFNLKNFSLSDILLQKELNLTPSLSLQINSLQEKIKQFTK